The following are encoded together in the Acanthochromis polyacanthus isolate Apoly-LR-REF ecotype Palm Island chromosome 14, KAUST_Apoly_ChrSc, whole genome shotgun sequence genome:
- the rpe gene encoding ribulose-phosphate 3-epimerase: MMRLTLRVLAARLHAHSTSSTSMAYSAKIGPSILSSDLSCLGSECVRMMECGADYLHLDVMDGHFVPNLTFGHPMVECLRKSVGQDPFFDMHMMVSRPEQWVKPMAAAGANQYTFHLEATTNPGNLIKEIRESGMKVGLAIKPGTTVEELAPWANQIDMALVMTVEPGFGGQKFMEDMMPKVSWLRSQFPSLDIEVDGGVGPDTIHKCAEAGANMIVSGSAVIGSDDPRSVIALLRTVVAEAIQKRSLDR, encoded by the exons ATGATGCGGCTAACTTTACGTGTTTTAGCTGCCAGGCTGCATGCTCACAGCACCAGCAGTACCAGCATGGCTTACAGCGCGAAGATCGGTCCGTCCATCCTGAGCAGCGACCTGTCCTGTCTGGGCAGCGAGTGTGTCCGGATGATGGAGTGCGGGGCGGATTATCTGCACCTGGACGTCATGGACGg GCACTTTGTCCCCAATCTCACATTTGGTCATCCCATGGTGGAGTGTTTGAGGAAGTCAGTAGGCCAGGACCCTTTCTTTG ACATGCACATGATGGTGTCTCGGCCGGAGCAGTGGGTGAAGCCAATGGCAGCAGCAGGAGCTAACCAGTACACCTTCCACCTAGAGGCCACCACCAACCCCGGAAACCTCATCAAGGAGATTAGAGAGAGCGGCATGAAG GTGGGTTTGGCCATAAAGCCGGGCACCACAGTTGAAGAGCTCGCCCCCTGGGCAAACCAGATCGACATGGCTCTGGTCATGACTGTTGAACCTGGCTTTGGAGGACAGAAGTTCATGGAGGACATGATGCCAAAG GTGAGCTGGTTGCGGAGTCAGTTCCCGTCGTTAGACATTGAGGTAGACGGAGGAGTCGGTCCGGACACCATTCATAAGTGTGCAGAG GCCGGGGCCAACATGATTGTGTCGGGCAGCGCTGTGATAGGCAGCGACGACCCTCGCTCTGTCATCGCCCTCTTGCGCACCGTGGTGGCCGAAGCGATCCAGAAACGCTCGCTGGACCGCTGA